The following are encoded together in the Streptomyces sp. NBC_00341 genome:
- a CDS encoding SLATT domain-containing protein, translated as MSQPEMQPEGPPRNDSGVPGPAGSATPAGTGSGAPGRDLTGTPFPLGDWGEPAQRLDELYRWIEADALRTADWYLGDRVWKRRAARVLRMGTAVGAVAGAALPLLDLTGALHGAAGWGYLSLLLGAACMACDRYFGLTSGWIRNLATAQAVQRRLQVLQFDWASECVREVLGPTEGTASEAAERCLGVLRRFSEDVTELVRSETADWMVEFRAGPAPMGMQALVSGGQSGGRAEPGAQPRFPLQSMGRPNMPRQRPPESPR; from the coding sequence GTGAGTCAGCCGGAGATGCAGCCCGAAGGGCCGCCCCGCAACGATTCCGGTGTGCCCGGTCCGGCCGGTTCCGCCACTCCTGCCGGTACGGGCTCCGGCGCACCGGGCCGGGATCTGACCGGAACGCCCTTCCCGCTCGGCGACTGGGGCGAACCCGCCCAGCGGCTCGACGAGCTGTACCGCTGGATCGAGGCCGACGCGCTGCGCACCGCCGACTGGTATCTGGGCGACCGGGTGTGGAAGCGGCGCGCGGCCAGGGTGCTGCGGATGGGGACGGCCGTCGGTGCGGTGGCGGGCGCCGCGCTGCCGCTGCTCGATCTGACGGGGGCGCTGCACGGCGCCGCGGGCTGGGGCTATCTGTCGCTGCTGCTGGGCGCCGCGTGCATGGCGTGCGACCGGTACTTCGGCCTGACCTCCGGCTGGATAAGGAATCTCGCGACGGCACAGGCCGTGCAGCGCAGGCTCCAGGTGCTCCAGTTCGACTGGGCCTCGGAGTGCGTACGGGAGGTGCTCGGCCCGACCGAGGGGACGGCGAGCGAGGCCGCGGAGCGGTGCCTCGGTGTGCTGCGGCGGTTCTCGGAGGACGTCACGGAGCTCGTCCGGTCCGAGACGGCGGACTGGATGGTGGAGTTCCGGGCCGGTCCCGCGCCGATGGGGATGCAGGCGCTGGTGTCCGGCGGCCAGAGCGGCGGGCGGGCGGAACCGGGCGCGCAGCCGAGGTTCCCGCTGCAGTCGATGGGCCGGCCGAACATGCCCCGGCAGCGGCCGCCGGAGTCCCCGCGGTGA
- the recR gene encoding recombination mediator RecR: MYEGVVQDLIDELGRLPGVGPKSAQRIAFHILQAEPTDVRRLAHALLEVKDKVRFCAICGNVAQQEQCGICRDPRRDLTVICVVEEPKDVVAIERTREFRGRYHVLGGAISPIEGVGPDDLRIRELLARLADGSITELILATDPNLEGEATATYLARMIKPMGLRVTRLASGLPVGGDLEYADEVTLGRAFEGRRLLDV; the protein is encoded by the coding sequence TTGTACGAAGGCGTGGTTCAGGACCTCATCGACGAGTTGGGCAGGCTGCCCGGCGTCGGTCCCAAGAGCGCGCAGCGGATCGCCTTCCACATCCTCCAGGCGGAGCCCACGGATGTGCGCCGGCTGGCCCACGCCCTGCTTGAGGTCAAGGACAAGGTCCGCTTCTGCGCGATCTGCGGCAACGTCGCGCAGCAGGAGCAGTGCGGGATCTGCCGCGACCCGCGCCGCGACCTGACGGTCATCTGCGTCGTGGAGGAGCCGAAGGACGTCGTCGCGATCGAGCGGACCCGGGAGTTCCGGGGCCGATACCACGTACTCGGCGGGGCGATCAGCCCCATCGAGGGCGTGGGTCCGGACGATCTGCGCATCCGCGAGCTGCTGGCCCGGCTGGCCGACGGCTCCATCACCGAGCTGATCCTGGCGACCGACCCCAACCTGGAGGGCGAGGCCACCGCGACGTACCTGGCGCGGATGATCAAGCCGATGGGCCTGCGGGTCACCCGGCTGGCCAGCGGTCTTCCGGTGGGCGGCGACCTGGAGTACGCGGACGAGGTCACGCTCGGCCGCGCCTTCGAGGGGAGGCGTCTGCTCGATGTCTGA
- a CDS encoding YbaB/EbfC family nucleoid-associated protein, translated as MIPGGGQPNMQQLLQQAQKMQQDLAEAQEELARTEVDGQAGGGLVKATVTGSGELRGLVIDPKAVDPEDTETLADLVVAAVQAANENAQALQQQKLGPLAQGLGGMPGLPF; from the coding sequence GTGATTCCCGGTGGTGGTCAGCCCAATATGCAGCAGTTGCTGCAGCAGGCCCAGAAGATGCAGCAGGACCTCGCGGAGGCCCAGGAGGAACTGGCCAGGACCGAGGTCGACGGCCAGGCGGGCGGCGGTCTCGTCAAGGCGACCGTCACCGGCTCCGGCGAGCTGCGCGGCCTGGTGATCGACCCGAAGGCGGTGGATCCGGAGGACACCGAGACGCTCGCGGACCTCGTCGTCGCGGCGGTCCAGGCGGCGAACGAGAACGCCCAGGCGCTCCAGCAGCAGAAGCTGGGCCCGCTGGCCCAGGGCCTGGGCGGCATGCCCGGTCTCCCCTTCTGA